One genomic region from Chionomys nivalis chromosome 17, mChiNiv1.1, whole genome shotgun sequence encodes:
- the Mapk15 gene encoding mitogen-activated protein kinase 15 isoform X3, with product MCAAEVDRHVAQRYLIKRRLGKGAYGIVWKAVDRRTGDVVAIKKIFDAFRDQTDAQRTFREVTLLQEFGDHPNIIRLLDVIPAENDKDIYLVFESMDTDLNAVIQKGRLLEDIHKRCIFYQLLRATKFIHSGRVIHRDQKPANVLLDAACRVKLCDFGLARSLSDLPEGPEGQALTEYVATRWYRAPEVLLSCRWYTPGVDMWSLGCILGEMLRGQPLFPGTSTFHQLELILETIPLPSMEELQGLGSDYSALILQNLGSKPRQTLDALLPPDTPPEALDLLKRLLAFAPNKRLSAEQALQHPYVQRFHCPDREWTRGSDVRLPVHEGDQLSAPEYRNRLYQMILERRGNSRSPREEGLWGAASRVELRASPARAQSLKPGVLPQVPAETPARKRGPRPQSNPAHNPEHMEVPKQSSDPLFQFPPPGRGERPTGATAESPSAPSGVKTNVRVVAPSLTSQAAAQAANQALIRSDPARGGGPRAAGARRVPSRLSREAPEPRPGRRMFGISASQGAQGAARAALGGYSQAYGTVCRSALGRLPLLPGPRA from the exons ATGTGTGCTGCCGAGGTGGACCGCCACGTAGCCCAGAGATACCTGATCAAGCGAAGGCTTGGGAAGGGG GCCTATGGCATTGTGTGGAAGGCAGTGGATCGGAGGACTGGTGATGTAGTGGCCATCAAGAAAATCTTTGATGCCTTTAGGGACCAGACAGATGCTCAG AGAACCTTCAGGGAAGTCACGCTTCTCCAG gagtttggggaccatcctaaCATCATCCGCCTGCTTGACGTGATCCCAGCAGAGAATGACAAGGATATTTACCTGGTGTTTGAGTCCATGG ACACCGACCTGAACGCGGTCATCCAGAAGGGCAGACTACTGGAGGATATCCACAAGCGGTGCATCTTTTACCAGCTCCTGAGGGCCACCAAGTTTATCCACTCAGGGCGTGTCATCCACCGGGACCAGAAG CCAGCCAACGTTCTACTGGATGCCGCTTGCCGGGTGAAACTCTGTGACTTTGGCCTGGCACGCTCCCTGAGTGACCTCCCTGAGGGACCTGAGGGCCAGGCCCTGACGGAGTATGTGGCCACACGCTGGTACCGTGCTCCAGAGGTTCTTCTCTCCTGCCGATG GTACACCCCTGGGGTGGACATGTGGAGCCTGGGCTGCATATTGGGAGAGATGCTTCGGGGGCAGCCACTGTTTCCTGGCACATCTACTTTCCACCAGCTGGAGCTGATCCTGGAGACCATCCCGTTGCCCTCCATGGAGG AGCTCCAGGGCCTTGGCTCAGACTACAGTGCTTTGATTCTGCAGAATCTTGGGTCCAA GCCACGGCAGACGCTGGACGCCCTCCTGCCGCCAGACACCCCCCCAGAAGCCCTGGACCTCCTCAAGCGACTCTTGGCGTTTGCTCCGAATAAGCGGCTTAGCGCGGAGCAGGCGCTGCAACACCCGTACGTGCAAAG ATTCCATTGCCCCGACCGCGAGTGGACACGGGGATCCGACGTGCGGCTCCCGGTGCACGAAGGAGACCAGCTCTCTGCACCAGAGTATCGCAACCGCCTGTACCAG ATGATCCTGGAGCGGAGGGGGAACAGCCGCAGCCCTCGAGAGGAAGGCCTGTGGGGTGCGGCCTCGCGGGTAGAGCTCAGGGCTTCCCCCGCCCGGGCTCAATCGCTCAAGCCCGGAGTCCTCCCCCAGGTCCCCGCGGAGACGCCTGCGCGAAAACGCGGACCCAGACCTCAGAGTAACCCTGCTCATAACCCCGAGCACATGG AAGTCCCCAAGCAGAGCTCAGATCCTCTGTTCCAATTTCCGCCGCCAGGCAGGGGGGAAAGGCCAACAGGGGCCACAGCGGAGTCACCCTCGGCACCCTCAGGG GTGAAGACAAACGTTAGGGTGGTGGCACCCTCCCTGACTTCACAGGCCGCGGCTCAGGCGGCCAATCAGGCCCTGATCCGCAGTGACCCGGCCCGGGGCGGTGGGCCGAGGGCGGCCGGCGCGCGACGG GTCCCTTCCCGCCTGTCCCGGGAGGCCCCGGAACCCCGACCCGGTCGAAGGATGTTTGGCATCTCGGCCTCGCAGGGGGCCCAGGGCGCAGCCAGAGCTGCGCTTGGCGGCTACTCCCAGGCCTACGGGACCGTGTGCCGCTCAGCGCTGGGCCGTCTGCCTCTACTCCCCGGACCGCGTGCTTGA
- the Mapk15 gene encoding mitogen-activated protein kinase 15 isoform X1 — protein MCAAEVDRHVAQRYLIKRRLGKGAYGIVWKAVDRRTGDVVAIKKIFDAFRDQTDAQRTFREVTLLQEFGDHPNIIRLLDVIPAENDKDIYLVFESMDTDLNAVIQKGRLLEDIHKRCIFYQLLRATKFIHSGRVIHRDQKPANVLLDAACRVKLCDFGLARSLSDLPEGPEGQALTEYVATRWYRAPEVLLSCRWYTPGVDMWSLGCILGEMLRGQPLFPGTSTFHQLELILETIPLPSMEELQGLGSDYSALILQNLGSKPRQTLDALLPPDTPPEALDLLKRLLAFAPNKRLSAEQALQHPYVQRFHCPDREWTRGSDVRLPVHEGDQLSAPEYRNRLYQMILERRGNSRSPREEGLWGAASRVELRASPARAQSLKPGVLPQVPAETPARKRGPRPQSNPAHNPEHMEVPKQSSDPLFQFPPPGRGERPTGATAESPSAPSGVKTNVRVVAPSLTSQAAAQAANQALIRSDPARGGGPRAAGARRVSPALALPSSLQCGSYPPEPCSTPLPPEQDPRLRAGPFPPVPGGPGTPTRSKDVWHLGLAGGPGRSQSCAWRLLPGLRDRVPLSAGPSASTPRTACLSRPPVSLQQPGAVPQPPAHLPPLSLCIRVLGGFPKPLSPKGE, from the exons ATGTGTGCTGCCGAGGTGGACCGCCACGTAGCCCAGAGATACCTGATCAAGCGAAGGCTTGGGAAGGGG GCCTATGGCATTGTGTGGAAGGCAGTGGATCGGAGGACTGGTGATGTAGTGGCCATCAAGAAAATCTTTGATGCCTTTAGGGACCAGACAGATGCTCAG AGAACCTTCAGGGAAGTCACGCTTCTCCAG gagtttggggaccatcctaaCATCATCCGCCTGCTTGACGTGATCCCAGCAGAGAATGACAAGGATATTTACCTGGTGTTTGAGTCCATGG ACACCGACCTGAACGCGGTCATCCAGAAGGGCAGACTACTGGAGGATATCCACAAGCGGTGCATCTTTTACCAGCTCCTGAGGGCCACCAAGTTTATCCACTCAGGGCGTGTCATCCACCGGGACCAGAAG CCAGCCAACGTTCTACTGGATGCCGCTTGCCGGGTGAAACTCTGTGACTTTGGCCTGGCACGCTCCCTGAGTGACCTCCCTGAGGGACCTGAGGGCCAGGCCCTGACGGAGTATGTGGCCACACGCTGGTACCGTGCTCCAGAGGTTCTTCTCTCCTGCCGATG GTACACCCCTGGGGTGGACATGTGGAGCCTGGGCTGCATATTGGGAGAGATGCTTCGGGGGCAGCCACTGTTTCCTGGCACATCTACTTTCCACCAGCTGGAGCTGATCCTGGAGACCATCCCGTTGCCCTCCATGGAGG AGCTCCAGGGCCTTGGCTCAGACTACAGTGCTTTGATTCTGCAGAATCTTGGGTCCAA GCCACGGCAGACGCTGGACGCCCTCCTGCCGCCAGACACCCCCCCAGAAGCCCTGGACCTCCTCAAGCGACTCTTGGCGTTTGCTCCGAATAAGCGGCTTAGCGCGGAGCAGGCGCTGCAACACCCGTACGTGCAAAG ATTCCATTGCCCCGACCGCGAGTGGACACGGGGATCCGACGTGCGGCTCCCGGTGCACGAAGGAGACCAGCTCTCTGCACCAGAGTATCGCAACCGCCTGTACCAG ATGATCCTGGAGCGGAGGGGGAACAGCCGCAGCCCTCGAGAGGAAGGCCTGTGGGGTGCGGCCTCGCGGGTAGAGCTCAGGGCTTCCCCCGCCCGGGCTCAATCGCTCAAGCCCGGAGTCCTCCCCCAGGTCCCCGCGGAGACGCCTGCGCGAAAACGCGGACCCAGACCTCAGAGTAACCCTGCTCATAACCCCGAGCACATGG AAGTCCCCAAGCAGAGCTCAGATCCTCTGTTCCAATTTCCGCCGCCAGGCAGGGGGGAAAGGCCAACAGGGGCCACAGCGGAGTCACCCTCGGCACCCTCAGGG GTGAAGACAAACGTTAGGGTGGTGGCACCCTCCCTGACTTCACAGGCCGCGGCTCAGGCGGCCAATCAGGCCCTGATCCGCAGTGACCCGGCCCGGGGCGGTGGGCCGAGGGCGGCCGGCGCGCGACGGGTGAGCCCGGCCCTGGCCCTTCCCAGCTCCCTCCAGTGCGGTTCGTACCCCCCAGAGCCCtgctccactcctctccctcctgaACAAGACCCTCGCCTGCGTGCAGGTCCCTTCCCGCCTGTCCCGGGAGGCCCCGGAACCCCGACCCGGTCGAAGGATGTTTGGCATCTCGGCCTCGCAGGGGGCCCAGGGCGCAGCCAGAGCTGCGCTTGGCGGCTACTCCCAGGCCTACGGGACCGTGTGCCGCTCAGCGCTGGGCCGTCTGCCTCTACTCCCCGGACCGCGTGCTTGAGTCGCCCACCCGTCTCCTTGCAGCAACCTGGCGCAGTTCCCCAGCCCCCAGCGCATCTCCCTCCTTTGTCACTCTGCATTCGAGTTCTGGGAGGGTTCCCCAAGCCTCTCTCCCCTAAGGGGGAGTAG
- the Mapk15 gene encoding mitogen-activated protein kinase 15 isoform X2 — MDTDLNAVIQKGRLLEDIHKRCIFYQLLRATKFIHSGRVIHRDQKPANVLLDAACRVKLCDFGLARSLSDLPEGPEGQALTEYVATRWYRAPEVLLSCRWYTPGVDMWSLGCILGEMLRGQPLFPGTSTFHQLELILETIPLPSMEELQGLGSDYSALILQNLGSKTAEVRPQTEGATGRALERRRQAAARRPRQTLDALLPPDTPPEALDLLKRLLAFAPNKRLSAEQALQHPYVQRFHCPDREWTRGSDVRLPVHEGDQLSAPEYRNRLYQMILERRGNSRSPREEGLWGAASRVELRASPARAQSLKPGVLPQVPAETPARKRGPRPQSNPAHNPEHMEVPKQSSDPLFQFPPPGRGERPTGATAESPSAPSGVKTNVRVVAPSLTSQAAAQAANQALIRSDPARGGGPRAAGARRVSPALALPSSLQCGSYPPEPCSTPLPPEQDPRLRAGPFPPVPGGPGTPTRSKDVWHLGLAGGPGRSQSCAWRLLPGLRDRVPLSAGPSASTPRTACLSRPPVSLQQPGAVPQPPAHLPPLSLCIRVLGGFPKPLSPKGE; from the exons ATGG ACACCGACCTGAACGCGGTCATCCAGAAGGGCAGACTACTGGAGGATATCCACAAGCGGTGCATCTTTTACCAGCTCCTGAGGGCCACCAAGTTTATCCACTCAGGGCGTGTCATCCACCGGGACCAGAAG CCAGCCAACGTTCTACTGGATGCCGCTTGCCGGGTGAAACTCTGTGACTTTGGCCTGGCACGCTCCCTGAGTGACCTCCCTGAGGGACCTGAGGGCCAGGCCCTGACGGAGTATGTGGCCACACGCTGGTACCGTGCTCCAGAGGTTCTTCTCTCCTGCCGATG GTACACCCCTGGGGTGGACATGTGGAGCCTGGGCTGCATATTGGGAGAGATGCTTCGGGGGCAGCCACTGTTTCCTGGCACATCTACTTTCCACCAGCTGGAGCTGATCCTGGAGACCATCCCGTTGCCCTCCATGGAGG AGCTCCAGGGCCTTGGCTCAGACTACAGTGCTTTGATTCTGCAGAATCTTGGGTCCAA AACAGCGGAGGTCAGGCCACAGACAGAAGGTGCCACGGGTAGGGCCCTAGAGAGGAGACGACAGGCGGCTGCCCGCAGGCCACGGCAGACGCTGGACGCCCTCCTGCCGCCAGACACCCCCCCAGAAGCCCTGGACCTCCTCAAGCGACTCTTGGCGTTTGCTCCGAATAAGCGGCTTAGCGCGGAGCAGGCGCTGCAACACCCGTACGTGCAAAG ATTCCATTGCCCCGACCGCGAGTGGACACGGGGATCCGACGTGCGGCTCCCGGTGCACGAAGGAGACCAGCTCTCTGCACCAGAGTATCGCAACCGCCTGTACCAG ATGATCCTGGAGCGGAGGGGGAACAGCCGCAGCCCTCGAGAGGAAGGCCTGTGGGGTGCGGCCTCGCGGGTAGAGCTCAGGGCTTCCCCCGCCCGGGCTCAATCGCTCAAGCCCGGAGTCCTCCCCCAGGTCCCCGCGGAGACGCCTGCGCGAAAACGCGGACCCAGACCTCAGAGTAACCCTGCTCATAACCCCGAGCACATGG AAGTCCCCAAGCAGAGCTCAGATCCTCTGTTCCAATTTCCGCCGCCAGGCAGGGGGGAAAGGCCAACAGGGGCCACAGCGGAGTCACCCTCGGCACCCTCAGGG GTGAAGACAAACGTTAGGGTGGTGGCACCCTCCCTGACTTCACAGGCCGCGGCTCAGGCGGCCAATCAGGCCCTGATCCGCAGTGACCCGGCCCGGGGCGGTGGGCCGAGGGCGGCCGGCGCGCGACGGGTGAGCCCGGCCCTGGCCCTTCCCAGCTCCCTCCAGTGCGGTTCGTACCCCCCAGAGCCCtgctccactcctctccctcctgaACAAGACCCTCGCCTGCGTGCAGGTCCCTTCCCGCCTGTCCCGGGAGGCCCCGGAACCCCGACCCGGTCGAAGGATGTTTGGCATCTCGGCCTCGCAGGGGGCCCAGGGCGCAGCCAGAGCTGCGCTTGGCGGCTACTCCCAGGCCTACGGGACCGTGTGCCGCTCAGCGCTGGGCCGTCTGCCTCTACTCCCCGGACCGCGTGCTTGAGTCGCCCACCCGTCTCCTTGCAGCAACCTGGCGCAGTTCCCCAGCCCCCAGCGCATCTCCCTCCTTTGTCACTCTGCATTCGAGTTCTGGGAGGGTTCCCCAAGCCTCTCTCCCCTAAGGGGGAGTAG